In a genomic window of Oncorhynchus kisutch isolate 150728-3 linkage group LG9, Okis_V2, whole genome shotgun sequence:
- the ponzr6 gene encoding plac8 onzin related protein 6, translating to MAVQPQPMPVVNIQPGIFRSPADIKTEVWSSSICDCCDDMNICCFGFWCPCCLRCQTSTDFGECFCLPLLDISTSWLPAASLALRSTMRERYRIQGSICDDCLLVTCCTPCAWCQMARELKLRQRSLLLVNVPSPVQINMHPPQAFSNPSMHLQPMPVGLYPSMPQYSQHKQETN from the exons ATGGCAGTCCAGCCCCAGCCGATGCCTGTAGTGAACATACAGCCAGGCATTTTTCGGTCCCCTGCTGACATAAAGACTGAGGTGTGGAGCAGCAGCATCTGTGACTGTTGTGATGACATGAATATCT gTTGCTTTGGGTTCTGGTGCCCATGCTGTCTGAGATGTCAGACGAGTACAGACTTTGGGGAGTGTTTCTGTCTCCCCCTGTTGGACATTTCCACCAGCTGGCTCCCAGCTGCTTCTCTGGCCCTCCGGAGCACCATGAGGGAGAGATACCGCATCCAG GGATCCATATGCGACGACTGCCTCTTGGTCACCTGCTGCACCCCCTGTGCCTGGTGCCAGATGGCCCGAGAGCTGAAGTTACGTCAGCGCTCTCTCCTCCTCGTCAATGTCCCATCCCCTGTCCAGATCAACATGCATCCCCCTCAAGCCTTTTCTAACCCCTCTATGCATCTACAGCCTATGCCTGTAGGACTCTACCCCTCCATGCCACAATATAGCCAGCATAAGCAAGAGACAAATTAG